In a single window of the Streptomyces sp. NBC_00285 genome:
- a CDS encoding DUF6959 family protein: MERIEAELFTDGGNGAVVRMPGRRFPGVLVQGDSLRILRGAVAEVAEACERGDLDEARDSAGLLLADLDALLARYEAALEEDEIRRPY, from the coding sequence ATGGAGCGTATTGAGGCGGAGCTGTTCACAGATGGTGGTAACGGCGCCGTGGTGCGCATGCCCGGCAGGCGGTTCCCCGGGGTCCTGGTGCAGGGCGACTCCCTTCGCATCCTGCGCGGTGCCGTGGCCGAGGTGGCGGAGGCATGCGAGCGAGGCGACCTGGATGAAGCTCGGGACTCCGCCGGCCTTCTTCTGGCCGACCTGGATGCTCTGTTGGCGCGGTACGAGGCTGCGTTGGAGGAGGACGAGATTCGTCGGCCGTACTGA
- a CDS encoding ISAs1 family transposase produces the protein MSSSLIPAPVRTPVPDHELLAELLAGIPDPRRRRGVRHPVGALIAVAVCAVLAGARGFTAIGEWARDAGSAALERLGLERGRVDESTLRRLFARLDADRLDAALGAWALARTALVEGRRVIAIDGKTLRGARGAGSSAPHLVAALAHGSGAVLGQVAVGEKSNEIPAARELLQLLDLDGVVVTMDALHTQHDTATLVTGAGGDYVLTVKANQKSLYAQLKTLPWASIPAVTKTVRGHGRRATRTIKTVDVPAWVEFSGAMQVAQLRRTVTRKGRRTVEIVYLVTSADAATAPPVILAAWVQSHWEIENRLHWVRDVTFDEDRSQIRTGNAPRVMAGLRNTAITLLRLDGHRNIAAALRHHARDTDRPINLLLAA, from the coding sequence ATGTCATCGTCTCTCATTCCCGCGCCTGTTCGCACGCCCGTCCCGGATCATGAGCTCCTGGCCGAACTGCTCGCCGGGATACCTGATCCGCGCCGTCGGCGCGGTGTGCGGCATCCGGTGGGCGCTCTGATCGCGGTGGCGGTGTGCGCGGTACTGGCCGGGGCACGGGGGTTCACGGCGATCGGGGAGTGGGCCCGGGACGCAGGAAGTGCCGCGCTGGAACGGTTGGGCCTGGAGCGGGGCCGGGTGGATGAGTCGACGCTGCGGCGCCTGTTCGCCCGCCTCGACGCGGACCGTCTCGACGCGGCGCTGGGTGCCTGGGCACTGGCCAGGACAGCACTCGTCGAGGGCCGCAGGGTGATCGCGATCGACGGCAAGACGCTCCGCGGCGCACGCGGCGCCGGTTCTTCGGCCCCGCACCTCGTCGCTGCCCTCGCTCATGGGTCCGGGGCGGTGCTCGGCCAGGTCGCGGTGGGTGAGAAGAGCAACGAGATCCCCGCTGCCCGGGAGCTGCTTCAGCTCCTCGACCTGGACGGCGTGGTCGTCACGATGGACGCGCTGCACACTCAGCACGACACCGCGACCCTGGTGACCGGGGCCGGTGGTGACTACGTGCTGACCGTGAAGGCCAATCAGAAGTCGTTGTATGCGCAGCTCAAGACGCTTCCCTGGGCTTCGATACCCGCCGTCACCAAGACGGTTCGGGGACACGGACGTCGTGCCACCCGCACGATCAAGACCGTCGACGTGCCGGCATGGGTCGAGTTCAGCGGAGCCATGCAGGTCGCCCAGCTGCGGCGCACCGTCACCAGGAAGGGCCGACGGACCGTCGAGATCGTCTACCTGGTCACCAGCGCGGACGCCGCCACCGCACCGCCTGTGATCCTGGCCGCATGGGTGCAGTCGCACTGGGAGATCGAAAATCGCCTGCACTGGGTCCGCGATGTCACCTTCGACGAGGACCGCTCCCAGATCCGCACCGGCAACGCACCCCGTGTCATGGCGGGCCTACGCAACACCGCGATCACCCTGCTCCGTCTGGACGGACACCGCAACATCGCCGCCGCCCTACGGCATCACGCCCGCGACACCGACCGCCCCATCAACCTGCTCCTGGCAGCGTGA